A region from the Nocardioides exalbidus genome encodes:
- a CDS encoding SDR family oxidoreductase, giving the protein MGRVVLVTGISRDIGRRFARAAAGDPSIERVIGVDVVPPRGDIGDVSFVRADIRNPVIAKVLAKEDVDTVVHMSVIATPGSAGGRGTMKELNVIGSMQLLAACQKSTTVKHLVVKSTTTVYGSSPRDPAMFTEDMGPKRLPSSGYAKDVYEIEGYVRGFARRRPDVGVTMIRAANVVGPHVSSPLTDYFRLPVIPRVLGFDPRLQFLHEDDLLRVLRHSVLTGIPGTFNVAGDGMVTLSQAVRRAGKPAVSMPRFAVGRLGATMRQARLSDFSPEQLGFLTYGRGVDTTRMRTELGFEPSYTSAEAFADFCREMQPGELRSPLAEGAGRG; this is encoded by the coding sequence ATGGGACGGGTCGTGCTGGTCACCGGGATCTCCCGGGACATAGGGCGACGATTCGCGCGCGCCGCGGCCGGCGACCCGTCCATCGAGCGAGTGATCGGGGTGGATGTCGTCCCCCCGCGGGGCGACATCGGGGACGTCTCGTTCGTCCGCGCTGACATCCGCAACCCCGTCATCGCCAAGGTCCTCGCCAAGGAGGACGTGGACACCGTCGTCCACATGAGCGTGATCGCCACGCCCGGCTCGGCCGGCGGTCGCGGGACGATGAAGGAGCTCAACGTCATCGGCTCCATGCAGCTGCTCGCTGCGTGCCAGAAGTCGACGACGGTGAAGCACCTGGTCGTGAAGTCGACGACCACGGTCTACGGTTCGAGCCCGCGCGACCCCGCGATGTTCACCGAGGACATGGGCCCCAAGCGCCTGCCCTCCTCCGGCTACGCCAAGGACGTCTACGAGATCGAGGGCTACGTCCGCGGCTTCGCGCGCCGCCGCCCCGACGTCGGCGTGACCATGATCCGCGCGGCCAACGTCGTGGGTCCCCACGTCTCGAGCCCCCTGACCGACTACTTCCGGTTGCCGGTCATCCCGCGCGTGCTCGGCTTCGACCCGCGCCTGCAGTTCCTCCACGAGGACGACCTCCTGCGCGTCCTGCGCCACTCGGTGCTCACCGGCATCCCCGGCACCTTCAACGTGGCCGGCGACGGGATGGTCACCCTGTCCCAGGCCGTACGCCGTGCCGGCAAGCCCGCGGTCTCGATGCCGCGCTTCGCCGTCGGCCGCCTCGGCGCGACCATGCGGCAGGCCCGCCTCTCGGACTTCTCGCCCGAGCAGCTGGGGTTCCTGACCTACGGTCGAGGAGTGGACACCACCCGGATGCGCACCGAGCTCGGCTTCGAGCCGTCCTACACCTCCGCCGAGGCCTTCGCCGACTTCTGCCGCGAGATGCAGCCGGGCGAGCTCCGGTCCCCGCTCGCCGAAGGGGCCGGTCGTGGTTGA
- a CDS encoding lysophospholipid acyltransferase family protein, producing MVEEARDGAGQDAVVIPIGTGGRPGRGTGSARPSSAARNLAPASRKQPTASRKPAAKPAAAKPAPKKPAPTPIDAAAAPRAERITEREPAGGIPVGDWLAAVQGAAHEVFGADWERRLAELMAFARRRLEGDYEVDDYGFDQELTERFFMAALRPVAEKWFRLEVRGLDNIPAEGGALVVSNHSGTVPLDGLMTMLTVHDHAGRFLRPLGADLVFKMPLISSLARKGGATLACVEDAERMLAGGNLVGVWPEGFKGIGKPFSERYKLQRFGRGGFVSAALRTGVPIIPLSVVGAEEIYPLVGNVPSLARLLGVPYIPITPFFPWLGPLGMVPLPSKWILEFGEPIRTDAYDSAEAEDPMLVFNVTDQVRETIQHTLFDLLRDRDGVFG from the coding sequence GTGGTTGAGGAGGCCCGCGACGGGGCCGGGCAGGACGCCGTCGTCATCCCGATCGGCACCGGCGGCCGTCCCGGCCGCGGCACCGGCAGCGCGCGCCCGTCCTCGGCCGCTCGCAACCTGGCGCCCGCCTCCCGCAAGCAGCCGACGGCCTCCCGCAAGCCCGCCGCCAAGCCCGCCGCCGCCAAGCCTGCGCCGAAGAAGCCCGCGCCCACGCCGATCGACGCTGCCGCCGCCCCCCGGGCCGAGCGCATCACCGAGCGCGAGCCCGCGGGCGGCATCCCCGTCGGCGACTGGCTCGCTGCCGTCCAGGGCGCGGCCCACGAGGTCTTCGGGGCCGACTGGGAGCGCCGTCTCGCCGAGCTGATGGCCTTCGCCCGCCGACGGCTCGAGGGTGACTACGAGGTCGACGACTACGGCTTCGACCAGGAGCTCACCGAGCGGTTCTTCATGGCCGCGCTGCGCCCCGTCGCCGAGAAGTGGTTCCGCCTCGAGGTCCGCGGCCTCGACAACATCCCGGCCGAGGGCGGCGCCCTCGTGGTGTCCAACCACTCCGGCACCGTGCCCCTCGACGGCCTCATGACCATGCTGACCGTGCACGACCACGCCGGACGGTTCCTGCGCCCGCTCGGTGCGGACCTCGTGTTCAAGATGCCGCTGATCAGCTCGCTCGCCCGCAAGGGCGGCGCCACGCTGGCCTGCGTCGAGGACGCCGAGCGGATGCTCGCCGGCGGCAACCTCGTCGGCGTCTGGCCCGAGGGCTTCAAGGGCATCGGCAAGCCGTTCAGCGAGCGCTACAAGCTCCAGCGCTTCGGTCGCGGCGGCTTCGTGTCCGCCGCGCTGCGCACCGGCGTACCCATCATCCCGCTCTCCGTCGTGGGCGCCGAGGAGATCTACCCCCTCGTCGGCAACGTGCCGTCGCTGGCGCGGCTGCTCGGCGTGCCCTACATCCCGATCACGCCGTTCTTCCCGTGGCTCGGCCCGCTCGGCATGGTGCCGCTGCCGTCGAAGTGGATCCTCGAGTTCGGCGAGCCGATCCGCACCGACGCCTACGACAGCGCGGAGGCGGAGGACCCGATGCTCGTCTTCAACGTCACCGACCAGGTGCGCGAGACGATCCAGCACACGCTGTTCGACCTGCTCCGCGACCGCGACGGGGTCTTCGGCTAG
- a CDS encoding DUF5667 domain-containing protein, which yields MTPAFSARRRADEFEGLLSRDRDAPLTERDAARFAELLDVVADLRALPEAAPRADFTASLRERLMAEADTVLVPQPEVPSRLAMPVGDRKRQRRAATLLGGVALVGATATMAVAAQASLPGESLYHVKRGIESAQVRLAPDDAARGKLQLAQAGERLDELETLTAEGGHDQLIPSTLEAFTEQSGDGVRSVLASYSAGGSEVDVQQARDFAATSLDRLDAIKDDVPAAAEEQFLAAGRTLSDLDLEISFACAACQGGITELPEFVLTSAAVPDLLQGLDVDDLTLEGAPISAQDVKGIKVPELLQTPGGTDPGTLPTTLPGNLPTNLPTNLPTNLPTTNPTQVPTEPVKTNIPKPDPTDPVGTVTTTVTTTTSNLTDTVDGLTGGALGGLTNGLDDATGGLIGDVTGTVDGLTGGLLGNATGGLLPGKK from the coding sequence ATGACACCCGCCTTCTCGGCACGCCGCCGAGCCGACGAGTTCGAGGGACTCCTCTCCCGCGACCGTGACGCACCGCTCACCGAGCGCGACGCCGCCCGGTTCGCCGAGCTGCTCGACGTCGTGGCCGACCTCCGCGCACTGCCCGAGGCCGCGCCGCGCGCCGACTTCACCGCCTCCCTGCGCGAACGCCTGATGGCCGAGGCCGACACCGTCCTGGTGCCGCAGCCTGAGGTCCCCTCGCGGCTCGCGATGCCGGTGGGCGACCGCAAGCGCCAGCGCCGGGCAGCCACCCTGCTCGGTGGCGTCGCGCTCGTCGGCGCCACCGCGACCATGGCGGTCGCGGCCCAGGCCTCGCTGCCGGGCGAATCGCTGTACCACGTCAAGCGCGGCATCGAGTCCGCCCAGGTCCGGCTCGCGCCCGACGACGCGGCCCGCGGCAAGCTCCAGCTCGCGCAGGCCGGGGAGCGGCTCGACGAGCTCGAGACGCTCACCGCGGAGGGCGGCCACGACCAGCTCATCCCGTCCACGCTGGAGGCCTTCACCGAGCAGTCCGGCGACGGCGTGCGCAGCGTCCTGGCGTCGTACTCAGCCGGCGGCTCCGAGGTCGACGTGCAGCAGGCCCGCGACTTCGCGGCCACCAGCCTCGACCGCCTCGACGCGATCAAGGACGACGTGCCGGCCGCTGCCGAGGAGCAGTTCCTGGCCGCTGGGCGCACGCTCTCCGACCTCGATCTCGAGATCAGCTTCGCGTGCGCTGCCTGCCAGGGCGGCATCACCGAGCTGCCCGAGTTCGTGCTGACCAGCGCCGCGGTCCCCGACCTGCTCCAGGGCCTCGACGTGGACGACCTCACCCTGGAGGGCGCCCCGATCTCCGCCCAGGACGTGAAGGGCATCAAGGTCCCCGAGCTGCTCCAGACGCCCGGAGGCACCGACCCGGGCACCCTGCCCACGACGCTGCCGGGCAACCTGCCGACCAACCTCCCGACCAACCTGCCGACCAACCTACCGACCACGAACCCGACGCAGGTCCCGACCGAGCCGGTGAAGACCAACATCCCGAAGCCCGACCCCACCGACCCGGTCGGCACCGTGACCACCACGGTCACCACCACCACCAGCAACCTGACCGACACCGTCGACGGGCTCACCGGGGGCGCGCTCGGCGGCCTGACCAACGGCCTCGACGACGCGACCGGCGGCCTGATCGGCGACGTCACCGGCACCGTCGACGGCCTCACCGGCGGCCTGCTCGGCAACGCGACCGGCGGTCTCCTGCCGGGCAAGAAGTAG
- a CDS encoding sigma-70 family RNA polymerase sigma factor codes for MPRLEPERTLGEGLDALRRAVLAALAHPVPHLAGPGTVLMSEATTVGPADAGAAGGPGPFGDEDNAASSEVDEAERERLIALVELARTGDKEAFGLLYDHYQPSVYRFLYYRTRSQSLAEDLTSDTFFRALRSMNNFRWQGKDFGAWLMTIARNLTTDHFKAGRTRLEMTTEDMTPHDDATDGPEDTVIADLTNEVLLEALTQLPTEQRECLIMRFLQGLSISETARALDRSDGAVKQLQLRGVRNLAKLMPEGLRD; via the coding sequence ATGCCACGGCTGGAGCCCGAGCGCACGCTCGGTGAGGGACTCGACGCGCTACGGCGCGCGGTCCTCGCCGCCCTCGCCCACCCGGTGCCGCACCTCGCCGGCCCGGGCACGGTGCTCATGTCGGAGGCCACCACCGTCGGCCCGGCGGACGCAGGTGCGGCCGGCGGACCCGGTCCCTTCGGCGACGAGGACAACGCCGCCTCGTCCGAGGTCGACGAGGCCGAGCGGGAGCGACTGATCGCGCTGGTCGAGCTCGCCCGGACGGGCGACAAGGAGGCGTTCGGCCTCCTCTACGACCACTACCAGCCGTCGGTCTACCGGTTCCTCTACTACCGCACCCGCTCGCAGTCGCTCGCCGAGGACCTGACCTCCGACACCTTCTTCCGCGCGCTGCGGAGCATGAACAACTTCCGGTGGCAGGGCAAGGACTTCGGCGCCTGGCTGATGACCATCGCGCGCAACCTCACGACCGACCACTTCAAGGCCGGGCGCACCCGCCTCGAGATGACGACCGAGGACATGACGCCGCACGACGACGCGACCGACGGCCCGGAGGACACCGTCATCGCCGACCTCACCAACGAGGTCCTGCTCGAGGCGCTCACCCAGCTGCCGACCGAGCAGCGCGAGTGCCTGATCATGCGGTTCCTCCAGGGCCTGTCGATCTCCGAGACGGCACGCGCCCTCGACCGCTCCGACGGAGCCGTCAAGCAGCTCCAGCTGCGCGGTGTGCGCAACCTGGCGAAGCTGATGCCCGAGGGGTTGAGGGACTGA
- a CDS encoding HAD family hydrolase, which translates to MTPSERPRRLNLQQRSALAGEAAAASAEVENELRTPSDPAAAAFFDVDNTLMQGASIFHFARGLHRRKFFTTREMAEAAWKQAYFRIMGVEDPEHVADARNSALSFIAGHTTTELEELGEEIFDESMAHRVWPGTRALAQLHLDEGQRVWLVTAAPIEIAAIIARRLGLTGAMGTVAEHVDGVYTGQLVGDLLHGPAKAEAVKALAAREGLDLARCSAYSDSANDLPMLSLVGDPCAINPDTRLRAHARANGWRVRDYRTGRKAARAGLMAAAVAGAVSGAVAAGTTVRARSRHS; encoded by the coding sequence GTGACCCCGTCGGAGCGACCCAGGCGACTCAACCTGCAGCAGCGCTCCGCCCTCGCCGGCGAGGCGGCCGCGGCGTCCGCGGAGGTCGAGAACGAGCTCCGCACGCCGAGCGACCCGGCGGCCGCGGCCTTCTTCGACGTCGACAACACGCTCATGCAGGGCGCGAGCATCTTCCACTTCGCGCGCGGGCTGCACCGCCGCAAGTTCTTCACCACCCGCGAGATGGCGGAGGCGGCCTGGAAGCAGGCCTACTTCCGGATCATGGGCGTGGAGGACCCCGAGCACGTCGCCGACGCCCGCAACTCCGCCCTGTCCTTCATCGCCGGCCACACCACGACCGAGCTCGAGGAGCTCGGCGAGGAGATCTTCGACGAGTCGATGGCCCACCGGGTCTGGCCCGGCACCCGCGCGCTGGCCCAGCTCCACCTCGACGAGGGCCAGCGGGTCTGGCTGGTCACCGCCGCCCCGATCGAGATCGCGGCGATCATCGCGCGCCGGCTCGGGCTGACCGGCGCGATGGGCACCGTCGCCGAGCACGTCGACGGCGTCTACACCGGCCAGCTGGTCGGCGACCTCCTGCACGGCCCGGCCAAGGCCGAGGCGGTCAAGGCGCTCGCCGCCCGCGAGGGGCTCGACCTCGCCCGCTGCTCGGCGTACTCCGACTCCGCCAACGACCTGCCGATGCTCTCCCTCGTCGGCGACCCCTGCGCGATCAACCCCGACACGCGGCTCCGCGCGCACGCCAGGGCCAACGGCTGGCGCGTCCGCGACTACCGCACCGGCCGCAAGGCCGCGCGTGCCGGCCTGATGGCCGCCGCCGTCGCCGGCGCGGTTTCGGGCGCCGTCGCCGCGGGTACGACGGTGAGGGCACGCAGCCGGCACTCCTGA
- a CDS encoding class I adenylate-forming enzyme family protein produces MPRNDISAFVAEAAADVPDRQALVESGGRTLTWSALEDEVARIATGLGTLGIRAGQRVMIASANRIEFVTTYLGVLRAQVVAVPVNPRSTADEIARMVADSGTRLVVADDTSLEVVRAALSLLDADARPRLVVTGAEPAGSELAHAELRADVVRPVPPLPDPEKLAALLYTSGTSGRPRAAMLSHRALLANIEQVAAVEPPMMHGDDVVLGVLPLFHVYGLNAVLGGVLRHRARLLLVEHYDPQAVLDLIDDEACSVVPIAPPVFGHWLPDEHLKERLGPVRLVLSGSAPLEPSVIEAFEELTDIPVHQGYGLTEASPVVTSTLCSHDNRPGSVGAALPGIELRLVDETWGQVEGEDPGQIQVRGANLFSGYWPDGADGPDADGWYATGDVGFLDASGDLYLVDRVKELIIVSGFNVYPSEVEDVVREVDGVADAAVIGVPDAETGEAVVAYVVASHFREHVEEAVRAHAILRLARFKQPTRIELVDELPFTATGKVQKGRLRGYERRRALGLLE; encoded by the coding sequence ATGCCGCGCAACGACATCTCCGCGTTCGTGGCCGAGGCGGCCGCCGACGTCCCGGACCGGCAGGCACTGGTGGAGAGCGGCGGACGCACGCTCACGTGGTCGGCCCTCGAGGACGAGGTCGCCCGGATCGCCACCGGTCTCGGGACCCTCGGCATCCGCGCCGGGCAGCGGGTGATGATCGCGTCCGCCAACCGCATCGAGTTCGTCACGACCTACCTCGGCGTGCTGCGCGCGCAGGTGGTCGCGGTGCCGGTCAACCCGCGCTCGACGGCCGACGAGATCGCCCGGATGGTCGCCGACTCCGGCACCCGGCTGGTCGTCGCCGACGACACGTCGCTCGAGGTCGTGCGCGCCGCCCTGTCCCTGCTCGACGCCGACGCGCGTCCGCGCCTGGTCGTCACGGGAGCCGAGCCCGCCGGGTCGGAGCTCGCGCACGCCGAGCTGCGCGCCGACGTCGTACGCCCCGTCCCGCCGTTGCCCGATCCGGAGAAGCTCGCGGCCCTCCTCTACACCAGCGGCACCTCCGGGCGGCCGCGCGCCGCGATGCTCAGCCACCGTGCGCTGCTGGCCAACATCGAGCAGGTCGCCGCGGTCGAGCCGCCGATGATGCACGGCGACGACGTCGTGCTCGGCGTGCTGCCGCTGTTCCACGTCTACGGCCTCAACGCCGTGCTAGGCGGCGTGCTGCGCCACCGCGCGCGGCTGCTCCTGGTCGAGCACTACGACCCGCAGGCCGTCCTCGACCTGATCGACGACGAGGCGTGCAGCGTCGTGCCGATCGCGCCGCCGGTCTTCGGCCACTGGCTGCCCGACGAGCACCTCAAGGAGCGGCTCGGCCCGGTGCGGCTCGTGCTGTCGGGGTCGGCGCCGCTCGAGCCGTCGGTGATCGAGGCCTTCGAGGAGCTCACCGACATCCCGGTGCACCAAGGCTACGGCCTGACCGAGGCCTCGCCCGTCGTGACGAGCACGCTCTGCAGCCACGACAACCGGCCCGGGTCCGTCGGCGCGGCGCTGCCCGGCATCGAGCTCCGCCTCGTCGACGAGACCTGGGGCCAGGTCGAGGGCGAGGACCCCGGCCAGATCCAGGTCCGCGGCGCGAACCTCTTCAGCGGCTACTGGCCCGACGGGGCCGATGGTCCCGACGCCGACGGCTGGTACGCCACCGGTGACGTCGGCTTCCTCGACGCGAGCGGCGACCTCTACCTCGTCGACCGGGTCAAGGAGCTGATCATCGTCAGCGGCTTCAACGTCTACCCCAGCGAGGTGGAGGACGTCGTTCGCGAGGTCGACGGGGTGGCGGACGCGGCCGTCATTGGCGTACCCGACGCGGAGACCGGCGAGGCGGTGGTGGCCTACGTCGTCGCCTCGCACTTCCGCGAGCACGTCGAGGAGGCCGTGCGGGCGCACGCGATCCTGCGGCTGGCGCGCTTCAAGCAGCCGACGCGGATCGAGCTCGTCGACGAGCTTCCCTTCACCGCGACCGGCAAGGTGCAGAAGGGCCGGCTCCGCGGCTACGAGCGCCGCCGCGCGCTGGGGCTTCTCGAATGA
- a CDS encoding glutaredoxin family protein, which produces MTARVTLYSRPGCHLCDDARVVIARVCADLGETFEEVNIESDDGLEDRFGEEIPVTFVDGKQHDYWRVDEARLRKALGA; this is translated from the coding sequence ATGACGGCCCGCGTCACCCTCTACTCCCGCCCGGGCTGCCACCTCTGCGACGACGCCCGCGTCGTCATCGCCCGCGTGTGCGCCGACCTCGGTGAGACCTTCGAGGAGGTCAACATCGAGTCCGACGACGGGCTCGAAGACCGCTTCGGCGAGGAGATCCCGGTGACGTTCGTCGACGGGAAGCAGCACGACTACTGGCGCGTCGACGAAGCACGGCTGAGGAAGGCTCTCGGCGCCTGA
- a CDS encoding MsnO8 family LLM class oxidoreductase, protein MRLSLLDRSRTRVDSADADALEATVARAVHAEEVGYDRFWVAEHHAVPGIASGVPALLLAAIGARTSRIRLGSGGVMLPLHQPLVVAEQFLVLEALHPGRVDLGLGRSLGFTPPVRRALRRDHEDGDTFEDDLVELRGYLDGTSEVTARPATGRAVPMHVLATGRGLEVAARLGLPVVMGGPILSSPDLAPALDGYRRAFRSHLGSSPSVTVSLDVLVADDDATASELALPEAWAMARSRQTGEFPPLESVKAIRAAAWPDQVRRRVEESVSRAVTGSPSVVRRRLEVLAERTGADELLASSSTYDRDALLASDRMLRSLL, encoded by the coding sequence GTGAGGCTCTCCCTGCTCGACCGGTCGCGCACACGCGTCGACTCCGCCGATGCCGATGCGCTGGAGGCCACGGTCGCCCGGGCGGTGCACGCCGAGGAGGTCGGCTACGACCGGTTCTGGGTCGCCGAGCACCACGCGGTGCCGGGCATCGCCTCGGGCGTCCCGGCGCTGCTGCTCGCCGCGATCGGCGCCCGCACGTCGAGGATCCGGCTGGGGTCGGGCGGGGTGATGCTCCCGCTGCACCAGCCGCTCGTGGTCGCCGAGCAGTTCCTCGTGCTCGAGGCGCTGCACCCGGGCCGGGTCGACCTCGGCCTCGGTCGCTCGCTCGGCTTCACCCCGCCGGTGCGACGCGCGCTGCGACGCGACCACGAGGACGGCGACACCTTCGAGGACGACCTGGTCGAGCTGCGCGGCTACCTCGACGGCACCTCGGAGGTGACCGCGCGGCCCGCCACCGGTCGTGCCGTCCCGATGCACGTGCTCGCCACCGGCCGCGGCCTCGAGGTCGCGGCCCGGCTGGGTCTCCCCGTCGTGATGGGCGGCCCGATCCTGTCGTCGCCCGACCTCGCCCCGGCGCTGGACGGCTACCGCCGCGCCTTCCGGTCGCACCTCGGGAGCTCGCCCTCCGTCACGGTCTCGCTCGACGTGCTCGTCGCCGACGACGACGCGACCGCGAGCGAGCTCGCCCTGCCCGAGGCGTGGGCGATGGCCAGGTCGCGCCAGACCGGTGAGTTCCCGCCGCTGGAGTCGGTGAAGGCGATCCGCGCGGCGGCGTGGCCCGACCAGGTACGCCGTCGGGTCGAGGAGTCGGTGTCCCGGGCGGTCACCGGAAGCCCCTCCGTCGTGCGCCGCCGGCTGGAGGTGCTCGCCGAGCGCACCGGCGCGGACGAGCTGCTCGCGAGCTCGTCGACGTACGACCGCGACGCGCTGCTCGCCTCGGACCGGATGCTGCGCTCGCTCCTCTGA
- a CDS encoding NUDIX domain-containing protein — MVEVVVGALVRDGQVLLVHRRPDKHAFPGTWDLPGGVVEAGESELDALERELREELGVEADTSTTSLMCRVDLGTAHLAAWLVPDWAGEPANAAPEEHDDLGWFGLDELPPLVHELVRQSVVTAMST; from the coding sequence ATGGTGGAGGTCGTCGTCGGGGCGCTGGTGCGGGACGGTCAGGTCCTGCTGGTGCACCGGCGGCCCGACAAGCACGCGTTCCCCGGCACCTGGGACCTCCCTGGCGGGGTGGTCGAGGCGGGGGAGTCCGAGCTGGACGCGCTGGAGCGTGAGCTGCGTGAGGAGCTCGGCGTGGAGGCCGATACGTCCACGACGTCGCTGATGTGCCGGGTCGATCTCGGGACCGCGCACCTGGCCGCGTGGCTCGTGCCCGACTGGGCGGGCGAGCCGGCCAACGCCGCGCCCGAGGAGCACGACGACCTCGGCTGGTTCGGGCTCGACGAGCTACCTCCGCTCGTGCACGAGCTCGTGCGTCAGTCCGTCGTGACCGCGATGAGCACCTGA
- a CDS encoding HNH endonuclease signature motif containing protein → MSEALAAISEAGVDDLTASALLAALRDRKAVEDKAAADQLDLAARWADLHPPESIHLAAAFTTTGSEHEEPIAGDGCPLVAEFCVAELGAVLGISTTAAKKLIGHALELRHRLPRLWGQVHSGSVPAWRARSVAEATIHSVPSLTRDAAGWVDDQVAAVAGKVGVAQLDRLVAEAIKRYDLAHPDPWSDPEDGYLYVDPRHVTVLDQDVHFAGTIHVEADLDLADGIDLDHALARDAATQKALGSTETLDVRRAKALGNLARTQTALDLSAGGRVADEERGGVSRPDLPNLPVAREVVFHAHFDADITSEGTVFGPTGRMENRQKLLLLEQLQSWCGDSRTTITVKPVIDLNHNLNAPGYEIPDRIREQVILRDRTCVFPHCTRPARRCDVDHVVEYDHDAEAEGRPQPGPTRSDNLACLCRSHHRLKTFTSWRYQMVAPGVFEWTSPHGHRFRRDRSGTSRLEPERP, encoded by the coding sequence ATGAGCGAAGCGCTGGCAGCGATTTCAGAGGCAGGGGTCGACGACCTCACTGCCTCGGCCCTGCTCGCTGCCCTGCGCGACCGCAAGGCCGTCGAGGACAAGGCAGCCGCCGACCAGCTCGACCTCGCCGCCCGGTGGGCTGATCTGCACCCACCCGAGTCGATCCACCTCGCCGCCGCCTTCACCACAACAGGCTCCGAGCACGAAGAACCCATCGCCGGCGACGGCTGCCCGCTGGTCGCGGAGTTCTGTGTCGCCGAGCTCGGAGCCGTCCTCGGCATCAGCACGACCGCGGCCAAGAAGCTCATCGGGCACGCCCTCGAGCTCCGCCACCGCCTCCCCCGGTTGTGGGGTCAGGTCCACTCCGGCTCTGTTCCGGCATGGCGTGCCCGGTCCGTCGCCGAGGCGACCATCCACTCTGTTCCTTCGCTGACCCGTGACGCAGCCGGGTGGGTCGACGACCAGGTCGCCGCGGTCGCAGGCAAGGTCGGTGTCGCGCAGCTCGACCGCCTCGTCGCCGAAGCCATCAAGCGCTACGACCTCGCCCACCCGGATCCCTGGTCGGATCCGGAGGACGGCTACCTGTACGTCGATCCGCGGCATGTCACCGTCCTGGATCAGGACGTGCACTTCGCCGGGACGATCCACGTCGAAGCCGACCTCGACCTCGCCGACGGCATCGACCTCGACCACGCCCTCGCGCGCGACGCAGCCACGCAGAAAGCCCTCGGGTCCACCGAGACCCTCGACGTCCGCCGCGCCAAGGCCCTCGGCAACCTCGCCCGCACCCAGACCGCCCTCGACCTCTCTGCAGGTGGTCGAGTAGCCGACGAGGAACGAGGAGGCGTATCGAGACCCGACCTCCCCAACCTTCCGGTTGCGCGGGAGGTAGTCTTCCACGCCCACTTCGACGCCGACATCACCAGCGAGGGCACGGTCTTCGGGCCGACCGGACGGATGGAGAACCGGCAGAAGCTCCTGCTTCTCGAGCAGCTCCAGTCGTGGTGCGGCGACTCCCGCACCACGATCACCGTGAAGCCGGTCATCGACCTCAACCACAACCTCAACGCTCCCGGCTACGAGATCCCCGACCGGATCCGTGAGCAGGTGATCCTGCGCGACCGCACCTGCGTGTTCCCGCACTGCACGAGACCGGCCCGACGTTGCGACGTCGACCACGTCGTCGAGTACGACCACGACGCCGAAGCCGAAGGCAGACCACAACCAGGACCCACACGGTCCGACAACCTCGCCTGCCTGTGCAGGTCACACCACCGGCTCAAGACCTTCACCAGCTGGCGCTACCAGATGGTCGCGCCCGGCGTGTTCGAGTGGACCAGCCCCCACGGCCACAGGTTCCGACGCGACAGATCAGGCACCAGCCGGCTCGAGCCCGAACGACCATGA
- a CDS encoding redox-sensing transcriptional repressor Rex encodes MTARTPDSARDIPEATVARLPVYLRALTGLAEDGTTTCSSEELAASAGVNSAKLRKDLSYLGSYGTRGVGYDVEYLRYQIAREIGVTQDWPVVIVGIGNLGHALANYSGFRSRGFRVVALLDADPDRHTDVVAGLEVRSFEDLETIVAEHDVSIGVIATPAVAAQSVADRMVASGITSILNFAPTVLTAPEGVDVRKVDLSIELQILAYHEQRKAGAIETEVLS; translated from the coding sequence GTGACCGCACGGACCCCCGACTCTGCCCGGGACATTCCCGAAGCAACTGTCGCCAGGCTTCCCGTGTACTTGCGTGCCCTGACCGGCCTGGCCGAGGACGGCACCACCACCTGCTCCAGCGAGGAGCTCGCCGCGTCTGCGGGCGTCAACAGCGCCAAGCTCCGCAAGGACCTCTCCTACCTCGGCAGCTACGGCACCCGCGGTGTCGGCTACGACGTGGAGTACCTCCGCTACCAGATCGCCCGCGAGATCGGCGTGACCCAGGACTGGCCCGTGGTCATCGTCGGCATCGGCAACCTCGGGCACGCGCTCGCCAACTACTCCGGGTTCCGCAGCCGCGGCTTCCGGGTGGTCGCGCTGCTCGACGCCGACCCCGACCGGCACACCGACGTGGTCGCCGGCCTCGAGGTCCGCAGCTTCGAGGACCTCGAGACGATCGTCGCCGAGCACGACGTCTCCATCGGCGTCATCGCGACCCCGGCTGTCGCCGCCCAGTCGGTCGCCGACCGGATGGTCGCCTCCGGCATCACCAGCATCCTGAACTTCGCCCCGACCGTCCTGACGGCGCCGGAGGGGGTCGACGTACGCAAGGTCGACCTGTCGATCGAGCTGCAGATCCTGGCGTACCACGAGCAGCGCAAGGCGGGGGCCATCGAGACGGAGGTCCTGTCATGA